From Vigna unguiculata cultivar IT97K-499-35 chromosome 5, ASM411807v1, whole genome shotgun sequence, the proteins below share one genomic window:
- the LOC114183045 gene encoding L-type lectin-domain containing receptor kinase IV.1 — MFLEVVAVVFVLATTTVTGEDSVSFTYNGFRSAPHLYLDGGAEFTSCGMLKLTNHTRQQKGHAFFQSPIAFKNTTNGSASSFSTSFVFAISSEYPDLSGHGIVFVVSPTKGLPNSLPSQYLGLFDNTNNGDTGNHVFGVELDTIQNIEFGDINDNHVGIDVNELKSVKSVPAGYYSDGGIKNLSLISGYPMQLWVEYDGLKKQIDVTLAPINIGKPERPLLSLSKDLSPILNNSMYVGFSSSTGSIQSYHYILGWSFKLNGQAEQLAISELPKLPGRGSKEQSKVLIIVLPIISVILVIVVVALAMVHVMKRKKFTELLEDWEQDYGPHRFKYKDLSLATKGFREKELLGSGGFGRVYKGVMPISKLEVAVKKVSHESRQGMREFVAEIVSIGRLRHKNLVPLLGYCRRKGELLLVYDYMPNGSLDKYLYNKPRVTLNWSQRFRITKGVASGLLYLHEEWEQVVVHRDIKASNVLLDAELNGRLGDFGLSRLYEHGSDPHTTHVVGTLGYLAPEHTRTGKATTNSDVFAFGAFMLEVVCGRRPIEQMGCSGSEILVDWVYNCWKRGEILEARDPNLGTNYKAEEVELVLKLALLCSHSDPSARPSMRQVVQYLERDVPLPDLSLLSLSSTGLRFGLHEDFQDCPMSYPSSMDRPISRTSSIAESLLSGGR, encoded by the coding sequence ATGTTTCTCGAGGTTGTAGCAGTGGTGTTTGTGCTGGCAACAACAACAGTGACTGGTGAAGATTCCGTGAGTTTCACCTATAATGGGTTCCGATCAGCACCTCATTTGTATCTTGACGGCGGCGCTGAGTTCACCTCCTGTGGCATGCTTAAACTCACCAACCACACCAGGCAACAAAAGGGTCATGCTTTCTTCCAAAGTCCAATAGCCTTCAAGAACACCACAAATGGAAGTGCATCTTCTTTCTCCACCTCCTTTGTGTTTGCGATAAGTTCTGAGTATCCGGATTTGAGTGGTCATGGGATTGTGTTTGTGGTTTCTCCAACAAAAGGGCTTCCAAATTCTCTGCCAAGCCAGTACCTTGGCCTGTTTGATAACACCAACAATGGCGACACCGGCAACCATGTTTTCGGGGTGGAGCTCGATACTATTCAGAACATTGAATTTGGTGATATCAATGACAACCATGTTGGAATTGATGTCAACGAATTGAAGTCGGTTAAGTCAGTCCCTGCAGGATATTACAGTGACGGGGGGATTAAGAATTTGAGTCTCATCAGTGGCTACCCAATGCAGTTATGGGTGGAATATGATGGCCTAAAGAAGCAGATTGATGTTACTTTAGCTCCAATCAACATAGGCAAACCAGAAAGGCCTTTGTTATCTTTAAGCAAAGATCTTTCTCCAATTCTTAACAATAGCATGTACGTTGGATTCTCATCCTCAACTGGGTCAATTCAAAGTTATCATTATATTTTGGGTTGGAGCTTTAAGTTGAATGGCCAGGCTGAACAACTTGCCATCTCTGAACTCCCCAAGCTACCTGGACGAGGCAGTAAAGAACAGTCTAAGGttcttattattgttttgcCTATCATATCAGTCATTTTGGTCATCGTGGTGGTGGCTCTTGCAATGGTTCATGTCATGAAAAGGAAGAAGTTCACGGAGCTGCTTGAAGATTGGGAGCAAGACTATGGTCCTCACAGGTTCAAGTACAAAGATCTTAGCCTGGCAACAAAGGGGTTCAGGGAGAAGGAGCTATTGGGAAGCGGTGGATTTGGCAGAGTGTACAAAGGTGTGATGCCAATTTCAAAACTTGAGGTTGCAGTGAAGAAGGTGTCCCATGAATCAAGACAAGGGATGAGAGAATTTGTGGCAGAAATTGTTAGCATTGGGCGTCTCAGGCACAAGAATCTGGTTCCCCTTCTGGGGTACTGCAGGCGCAAAGGAGAGTTACTATTGGTCTATGACTACATGCCAAATGGAAGCCTTGACAAGTATCTCTACAACAAACCAAGAGTGACCCTAAATTGGAGCCAGAGATTTAGAATCACCAAAGGGGTTGCTTCAGGTCTGCTTTATCTGCATGAGGAATGGGAGCAAGTTGTGGTCCACAGAGACATTAAGGCTAGTAATGTGCTACTTGATGCCGAATTGAATGGTAGATTAGGGGACTTTGGTCTTTCAAGGTTGTATGAGCATGGAAGTGACCCTCACACTACTCATGTGGTTGGAACACTTGGGTACCTAGCCCCAGAGCACACTAGAACAGGTAAGGCCACTACAAACTCTGATGTGTTTGCTTTTGGTGCATTTATGCTAGAGGTTGTGTGTGGAAGAAGGCCAATAGAGCAAATGGGGTGTTCTGGGAGTGAAATTCTGGTTGATTGGGTGTATAACTGTTGGAAAAGAGGTGAGATTCTCGAGGCAAGGGATCCAAATTTGGGCACAAATTATAAGGCAGAGGAGGTGGAGTTGGTGTTGAAACTAGCTTTGTTGTGCTCACATTCAGATCCTTCAGCCAGACCAAGCATGCGCCAAGTTGTTCAGTATTTGGAGAGGGATGTGCCTCTGCCAGATTTATCTTTGCTTAGCTTATCTTCCACTGGCTTAAGATTTGGCCTGCATGAAGACTTTCAGGATTGTCCAATGTCTTATCCTTCATCCATGGATAGGCCAATCTCTCGCACTTCTTCAATTGCTGAATCACTTCTCTCTGGTGGACGttga